From a single Candidatus Methanoperedens sp. genomic region:
- a CDS encoding C1 family peptidase, with amino-acid sequence MPEPKKVTSTKKKSGYGWIPDLPDHRDFVYSAVRKPAKLPSAVDLRPMCSKVEDQGQLGSCTGNALAGALEFLEMKDKVTYIDLSRLFIYYDERDFEHTVASDSGAQIRDGIKTLAKKGVCSEKCWPYDISKFTVKPPAPCYKEAATHKITSYQRIQTVDDMRTCLAEGYPFVFGFSVYESFESQQVAQTGVVPMPQPGEKQLGGHAVVGVGYDDSQKRFTVRNSWGDGWGMKGYFTIPYDYLGNRNLSDDFWTIRRGGNI; translated from the coding sequence ATGCCAGAACCAAAGAAAGTTACCTCAACAAAGAAAAAATCCGGTTACGGCTGGATTCCAGATTTGCCCGACCATCGGGACTTTGTGTACAGCGCAGTGCGTAAGCCTGCTAAATTGCCATCTGCTGTCGATTTGCGTCCCATGTGCTCAAAAGTAGAAGACCAGGGACAACTTGGCAGTTGTACGGGCAATGCCCTCGCGGGTGCACTGGAATTCCTGGAAATGAAGGACAAAGTTACATATATCGATTTGAGCAGATTGTTTATATATTACGATGAACGCGACTTTGAACATACAGTAGCGTCGGATTCAGGAGCCCAGATCCGTGACGGAATCAAAACTCTTGCCAAAAAGGGAGTGTGCTCAGAAAAATGCTGGCCTTATGACATCTCGAAGTTTACTGTAAAGCCACCTGCACCCTGTTACAAAGAAGCAGCAACCCATAAAATAACATCGTACCAGCGCATCCAGACAGTTGATGATATGAGAACCTGTCTTGCCGAAGGATATCCGTTCGTATTTGGTTTTTCGGTGTATGAGAGTTTCGAGTCCCAACAAGTTGCACAGACTGGAGTAGTTCCGATGCCGCAGCCCGGCGAGAAGCAGTTAGGCGGTCATGCCGTGGTCGGAGTGGGTTATGACGATTCCCAGAAAAGATTTACCGTGCGCAATTCATGGGGCGATGGTTGGGGTATGAAAGGTTATTTCACAATACCCTACGACTATCTTGGGAACAGAAATCTATCCGACGATTTCTGGACAATCCGGCGGGGAGGAAATATATAG